A single region of the Yersinia entomophaga genome encodes:
- the ftsZ gene encoding cell division protein FtsZ yields the protein MFEPMELTNDAVIKVIGVGGGGGNAVEHMVRERIEGVEFFAVNTDAQALRKTAVGQTIQIGSGITKGLGAGANPEVGRNSAEEDREALRAALDGADMVFIAAGMGGGTGTGAAPVVAEVAKELGILTVAVVTKPFNFEGKKRMAFAEQGIAELSKHVDSLITIPNDKLLKVLGRGISLLDAFGAANDVLKGAVQGIAELITRPGLMNVDFADVRTVMSEMGYAMMGSGVACGEDRAEEAAEMAISSPLLEDIDLSGARGVLVNITAGFDLRLDEFETVGNTIRAFASDNATVVIGTSLDPEMNDELRVTVVATGIGMDKRPEITLVTNKQTQPVMDHRYQQHGMSPLPQEVKPAAKVVNDQTAQTNKEPDYLDIPAFLRKQAD from the coding sequence ATGTTTGAACCTATGGAACTGACCAATGACGCGGTGATTAAAGTCATCGGCGTCGGCGGTGGCGGTGGCAACGCCGTTGAACACATGGTGCGTGAGCGCATCGAAGGTGTTGAATTCTTCGCCGTTAATACAGACGCTCAGGCGCTACGTAAAACGGCAGTTGGCCAGACTATCCAGATCGGTAGCGGTATTACCAAAGGTCTGGGTGCTGGTGCGAACCCGGAAGTGGGTCGTAATTCTGCGGAAGAAGATCGCGAAGCGCTGCGTGCAGCACTGGATGGCGCGGATATGGTCTTCATCGCGGCAGGTATGGGTGGCGGTACCGGTACTGGTGCTGCGCCTGTAGTTGCGGAAGTAGCAAAAGAACTGGGTATTCTGACAGTGGCCGTGGTTACCAAGCCTTTCAACTTTGAAGGCAAGAAACGCATGGCGTTCGCTGAGCAGGGTATCGCTGAGTTGTCTAAACACGTTGATTCATTGATCACTATTCCGAACGACAAGTTGTTAAAAGTTCTGGGTCGCGGCATCTCTTTACTGGATGCATTCGGCGCAGCTAACGACGTGTTGAAAGGTGCCGTTCAGGGTATCGCCGAACTGATCACCCGTCCTGGCCTGATGAACGTCGACTTTGCTGACGTGCGCACCGTGATGTCCGAAATGGGTTATGCCATGATGGGTTCCGGCGTCGCTTGTGGTGAAGATCGTGCGGAGGAAGCGGCAGAAATGGCGATTTCCAGCCCGTTGCTGGAAGATATCGACTTATCTGGTGCCCGTGGCGTTCTGGTCAACATCACCGCTGGTTTCGACCTGCGTTTGGATGAGTTTGAAACCGTAGGTAACACCATTCGTGCCTTCGCGTCTGATAATGCTACCGTGGTTATCGGTACCTCATTAGACCCGGAAATGAACGACGAGCTGCGTGTTACTGTGGTTGCGACTGGTATCGGCATGGACAAACGTCCGGAAATCACGCTGGTTACCAACAAGCAAACTCAGCCAGTGATGGATCACCGTTATCAGCAGCACGGTATGTCACCGTTACCGCAGGAAGTGAAGCCTGCGGCGAAAGTGGTGAACGACCAAACTGCTCAAACGAACAAAGAGCCGGATTATTTGGATATTCCAGCGTTCTTGCGCAAGCAAGCTGATTAA
- the ftsQ gene encoding cell division protein FtsQ: MSQAALNARERAAETRAARRSNGGQLAGLVFLLMVLGTVLWSGWAVVGWMKDASRLPLSKLVVTGERHYTTNDDIRQAILALGAPGTFMTQDVNIIQQQIERLPWIQQASVRKQWPDELKIHLVEYVPVARWNDLHMIDAAGKSFSVPSERIGGQKLPLLYGPEGSEQDVLEGYRAMSKVLAANKYTLKMAAMSARHSWQLALDNDVRLELGRDDRMGRLQRFMELYPMLEQQPDKRVSYIDLRYDTGAAVGWSPVFIDQQASSQQNSNPQQNQAQAKQQ, from the coding sequence ATGTCGCAAGCTGCTCTGAATGCACGGGAACGTGCCGCCGAAACCCGCGCTGCTCGCCGGAGCAACGGAGGCCAGTTAGCGGGGTTGGTTTTCCTGCTGATGGTGCTGGGAACCGTGCTATGGAGCGGCTGGGCCGTTGTAGGTTGGATGAAGGATGCCAGCCGTTTGCCACTGTCAAAACTGGTGGTGACCGGCGAACGCCATTACACCACCAATGACGATATTCGCCAGGCGATTCTGGCTTTGGGCGCACCGGGAACCTTTATGACGCAGGATGTTAACATCATCCAGCAGCAGATTGAACGGTTACCCTGGATTCAGCAGGCTAGCGTGCGTAAGCAGTGGCCGGATGAGCTGAAAATCCATTTGGTGGAGTATGTGCCGGTTGCCCGCTGGAACGATTTACACATGATTGATGCCGCGGGTAAGTCGTTTAGCGTGCCTTCGGAACGCATCGGCGGCCAGAAATTGCCGCTGCTGTATGGGCCTGAAGGCAGTGAACAGGATGTTCTGGAGGGCTACCGGGCGATGAGTAAGGTGTTAGCGGCCAATAAATACACGCTAAAAATGGCGGCAATGAGTGCTCGTCATTCTTGGCAACTGGCCTTAGATAACGATGTTCGGCTGGAGCTGGGGCGGGATGATCGCATGGGACGTTTGCAGCGCTTTATGGAGCTGTACCCCATGCTAGAGCAGCAGCCAGATAAACGGGTTAGCTATATCGACCTCCGTTATGACACCGGCGCTGCGGTGGGTTGGTCCCCGGTATTTATCGACCAGCAGGCTAGCAGCCAGCAGAACAGTAATCCGCAACAGAATCAGGCACAGGCAAAACAACAATGA
- a CDS encoding D-alanine--D-alanine ligase has translation MVDKVAVLLGGTSAEREVSLMSGAAVLAGLLEGGVDAHPIDTIDFPVAQLKEHGFDKVFIALHGRGGEDGTLQGLLEFLQLPYTGSGVMASALTMDKLRSKLVWQALGLRVSPFVALSRQQFETLSSDDFAERIAKLGLPLIVKPSREGSSVGMSKVDRIENLPVALEEAFRHDNDVLIEKWLSGPEFTVAMLGDEVLPSIRIQPAGVFYDYEAKYLSDDTEYFCPSGLNAEQEQQLAELARQAYQALGCSGWGRVDVMQDGDGKFYLLEVNTSPGMTSHSLVPMAARQAGMSFSQLVTRILALAD, from the coding sequence ATGGTTGATAAAGTCGCCGTACTGCTGGGTGGAACCTCCGCTGAACGCGAAGTGTCATTGATGTCCGGCGCGGCGGTATTAGCCGGTCTGCTGGAAGGCGGTGTTGATGCCCATCCCATTGATACTATTGATTTTCCTGTGGCTCAGCTCAAAGAGCATGGCTTCGATAAAGTCTTTATCGCTCTGCATGGCCGCGGCGGTGAAGACGGTACGCTGCAAGGGCTATTGGAGTTTCTGCAACTGCCTTATACCGGCAGCGGCGTCATGGCCTCTGCGCTGACGATGGACAAATTACGCAGCAAATTAGTGTGGCAGGCTTTGGGTTTACGGGTTTCACCTTTTGTGGCGCTCTCTCGTCAACAATTTGAAACACTTTCATCTGATGACTTCGCTGAGCGGATCGCTAAGCTTGGCCTGCCTTTAATCGTCAAGCCAAGCCGCGAAGGCTCTAGCGTTGGCATGAGTAAGGTGGATCGCATTGAGAATCTGCCGGTAGCGTTGGAAGAAGCGTTCCGTCACGACAATGATGTACTGATTGAAAAATGGCTCAGTGGCCCGGAATTCACCGTGGCAATGTTGGGTGACGAAGTGTTGCCTTCGATCCGCATCCAGCCCGCCGGTGTGTTTTATGACTATGAAGCCAAGTATTTATCCGATGATACAGAATACTTTTGCCCAAGCGGTTTAAACGCGGAACAAGAGCAACAGCTGGCCGAACTGGCTCGTCAGGCCTATCAGGCTCTGGGTTGCAGCGGCTGGGGTCGGGTGGATGTTATGCAGGATGGCGATGGCAAATTCTATCTGTTAGAGGTGAATACCTCTCCGGGTATGACCAGCCATAGCCTGGTACCGATGGCCGCACGTCAGGCCGGGATGAGTTTCTCCCAGCTGGTTACGCGCATTCTGGCGCTGGCTGACTGA
- the lpxC gene encoding UDP-3-O-acyl-N-acetylglucosamine deacetylase yields the protein MIKQRTLKRIVQATGVGLHTGKKVTLTMRPAPANTGVIYRRTDLNPPVDFPADAKSVRDTMLCTCLVNEHDVRISTVEHLNAALAGLGIDNIIIEVNAPEVPIMDGSASPFVYLLLDAGIEELNSAKKFLRLKDTVRVEDGDKWAELSPFNGFRLDFTIDFNHPAIDTSTQRYRLDFSADSFVQQISRARTFGFMRDIEYLQSRGLCLGGSFDCAIVVDDYRVLNEDGLRFEDEFVRHKMLDAIGDLFMCGHNIIGAFTAYKSGHALNNKLLQAVLAKQEAWEYVTFQDEAEMPLAFKAPSTVLAY from the coding sequence ATGATCAAACAAAGGACATTAAAACGTATTGTTCAAGCGACTGGTGTTGGTTTACATACCGGCAAGAAAGTCACGTTGACAATGCGCCCCGCGCCGGCCAATACCGGGGTCATCTATCGTCGCACTGACTTGAATCCACCGGTTGATTTCCCGGCAGATGCAAAATCCGTGCGTGATACCATGCTCTGTACTTGTCTGGTCAACGAGCATGACGTGCGTATTTCTACCGTTGAACATCTCAACGCTGCTTTGGCGGGGTTAGGGATTGATAACATTATTATAGAAGTAAATGCACCTGAAGTGCCGATCATGGACGGCAGTGCCAGTCCATTCGTGTACCTGCTGCTGGACGCCGGAATTGAAGAGCTGAATTCAGCGAAGAAATTCCTGCGCCTGAAAGATACCGTTCGGGTTGAAGACGGTGATAAATGGGCTGAACTGTCTCCATTCAATGGATTCCGTTTAGATTTCACCATTGATTTCAATCACCCGGCGATAGATACCAGTACGCAGCGTTACCGCCTGGATTTCTCTGCTGATTCATTTGTGCAGCAAATCAGTCGTGCGCGTACTTTTGGCTTTATGCGTGATATCGAATATCTGCAGTCCCGCGGTTTGTGCCTGGGCGGTAGTTTCGATTGTGCCATCGTGGTAGATGATTACCGCGTTCTGAATGAAGATGGCCTGCGCTTCGAAGATGAGTTTGTTCGTCACAAAATGCTGGACGCTATCGGCGACCTGTTCATGTGCGGCCACAATATTATTGGCGCGTTCACCGCGTATAAATCTGGTCACGCACTGAATAACAAGTTACTGCAAGCCGTATTGGCAAAACAGGAAGCTTGGGAATATGTGACGTTCCAGGACGAAGCCGAAATGCCATTGGCATTCAAAGCTCCGTCTACGGTATTGGCTTACTAA
- the murG gene encoding undecaprenyldiphospho-muramoylpentapeptide beta-N-acetylglucosaminyltransferase, whose amino-acid sequence MSGKTKRLMVMAGGTGGHVFPGLAVAHHLMAQGWQVRWLGTADRMEADLVPKHGIEIDFIQISGLRGKGLKAQLTAPLRIYRAIRQARKIMRDYQPDVVLGMGGYVSGPGGLAAWMNGVPVVLHEQNGIAGLTNRWLSRIAKTVLQAFPGAFPHAAVVGNPVRTDVLALPLPAERLAGREGATRVLVIGGSQGARVLNQTMPQVAADLGDKITLWHQVGKGALAEVEQAYQQAGQTQHKIVEFIDDMAAAYSWADVVVCRSGALTVSEVAAAGLPAIFVPFQHKDRQQYWNALPLEKAGAAKIIEQPQFTASAVSSLLQQWDRPTLLAMAEQARAVAIPDATERVAAEVIAAAKP is encoded by the coding sequence ATGAGTGGGAAAACCAAGCGTTTAATGGTGATGGCAGGCGGAACCGGTGGACATGTGTTCCCCGGTTTGGCCGTTGCGCATCATCTGATGGCGCAGGGCTGGCAGGTGCGTTGGTTAGGCACCGCCGATCGCATGGAAGCCGATTTGGTCCCCAAACACGGCATTGAGATCGATTTTATTCAGATTTCCGGTTTGCGTGGCAAAGGGCTGAAAGCTCAACTGACTGCTCCGTTGCGCATCTATCGTGCCATTCGTCAGGCGCGGAAAATCATGCGTGATTACCAGCCAGATGTGGTGCTGGGAATGGGCGGCTATGTTTCTGGCCCCGGCGGTCTGGCGGCGTGGATGAACGGTGTTCCGGTAGTTTTGCATGAGCAAAATGGTATCGCAGGTTTAACCAACCGTTGGCTGTCGCGTATTGCCAAAACAGTATTGCAGGCTTTCCCTGGCGCATTTCCTCACGCAGCAGTGGTTGGCAATCCGGTTCGTACAGACGTATTGGCATTGCCGCTGCCGGCTGAACGTTTAGCCGGTCGTGAAGGGGCGACGCGTGTGCTGGTGATCGGGGGGAGTCAGGGTGCGCGCGTGCTGAATCAAACCATGCCGCAGGTGGCGGCGGATCTGGGCGATAAAATCACCTTATGGCATCAGGTGGGTAAAGGTGCGTTGGCTGAAGTCGAGCAGGCTTACCAACAGGCCGGACAGACGCAGCACAAAATCGTCGAGTTTATCGATGATATGGCTGCGGCCTATAGCTGGGCTGACGTGGTGGTGTGCCGTTCAGGCGCGTTGACGGTCAGCGAAGTGGCTGCCGCCGGTTTACCCGCGATTTTTGTGCCTTTCCAACATAAAGATCGTCAGCAGTACTGGAATGCGTTGCCGCTGGAAAAAGCCGGTGCCGCCAAAATTATCGAGCAGCCGCAGTTTACTGCTTCCGCGGTGAGCAGCCTGCTACAGCAGTGGGATCGACCGACGCTGTTAGCAATGGCGGAACAGGCACGAGCCGTTGCCATTCCGGATGCGACCGAGCGCGTGGCCGCGGAAGTGATCGCTGCTGCGAAGCCTTGA
- the secM gene encoding secA translation cis-regulator SecM: protein MIGILNRWRQFGRRYFWPHLLLGMVAASLGVPSNLSSGPDQTALPSTSSSQSRQNHGATNFNSLALLQETHRRPSFSVDYWQQHALRTVIRHLSFALAPQVAYSRVQEAETLEQVEPTQIQQLALLDTLNALLTHESRPPTIIRYTKRAPQPVLSLHQPGLWLAQVQGIRAGPVRYS from the coding sequence GTGATCGGTATTCTAAATCGTTGGCGACAATTTGGCAGACGTTATTTCTGGCCGCATCTCCTATTGGGGATGGTCGCGGCGAGTCTTGGCGTGCCGTCAAACTTGTCCAGCGGGCCAGATCAAACCGCACTGCCGAGTACATCTTCCAGCCAAAGCCGCCAAAATCACGGTGCGACCAACTTTAATAGTCTAGCTCTGCTGCAAGAGACGCATCGCCGTCCTTCCTTCAGCGTAGACTATTGGCAGCAGCATGCGCTTCGCACCGTCATTCGTCACCTTTCTTTTGCTCTTGCACCGCAGGTCGCCTATAGCCGCGTGCAGGAAGCCGAGACGCTAGAACAGGTAGAGCCGACGCAAATTCAACAGCTTGCGCTACTGGATACGCTTAATGCGTTGCTAACCCACGAGTCGCGGCCTCCGACCATCATTCGCTATACCAAACGAGCGCCTCAGCCCGTTTTATCCCTTCATCAACCCGGCTTATGGCTTGCGCAGGTACAAGGCATTCGTGCCGGACCGGTTCGTTACAGCTAG
- the ftsA gene encoding cell division protein FtsA: protein MIKSTDRKLVVGLEIGTAKVSALVGEVLPDGMVNIIGVGSCPSRGMDKGGVNDLESVVKCVQRAIDQAELMADCQISSVYLALSGKHISCQNEIGMVPISEEEVTQEDVENVVHTAKSVRVRDEHRILHVIPQEYAIDYQEGIKNPVGLSGVRMQAKVHLITCHNDMAKNIVKAVERCGLKVDQLIFAGLAASYAVLTEDERELGVCVVDIGGGTMDMAVYTGGALRHTKVIPYAGNVVTSDIAYAFGTPPTDAEAIKVRHGCALGSIVSKDESVEVPSVGGRPPRSLQRQTLAEVIEPRYTELLNLVNDEILQLQEQLRQQGVKHHLAAGIVLTGGAAQIDGLAACAQRVFHAQVRIGQPLNITGLTDYAQEPYYSTAVGLLHYGKESHLSGESEVEKRASVGNWFKRINSWLRKEF from the coding sequence ATGATCAAGTCGACGGACAGAAAACTGGTAGTGGGTCTCGAGATCGGTACGGCAAAGGTCTCCGCATTGGTAGGGGAAGTTCTGCCCGATGGCATGGTCAACATTATTGGGGTTGGCAGTTGCCCATCCCGTGGTATGGATAAGGGTGGCGTTAACGATCTTGAATCGGTAGTGAAATGCGTCCAACGTGCGATCGATCAAGCAGAGTTAATGGCAGATTGCCAGATTTCCTCCGTTTATCTGGCATTATCGGGTAAACATATAAGCTGTCAGAATGAAATCGGGATGGTTCCTATTTCAGAAGAGGAAGTAACTCAGGAAGATGTAGAGAACGTAGTGCATACCGCGAAGTCGGTACGTGTGCGTGATGAACATCGAATCCTGCACGTTATCCCTCAGGAATATGCCATTGATTATCAGGAAGGTATTAAAAATCCGGTTGGCCTTTCCGGTGTGCGGATGCAGGCCAAAGTACACCTGATTACCTGCCATAACGATATGGCGAAGAATATTGTCAAAGCGGTTGAACGCTGCGGTCTAAAAGTTGACCAGCTTATTTTTGCCGGTCTGGCCGCCAGTTATGCGGTATTGACCGAAGACGAACGCGAACTGGGCGTTTGTGTGGTAGATATCGGCGGCGGTACCATGGATATGGCGGTGTACACCGGTGGTGCACTGCGTCACACCAAGGTGATTCCTTACGCTGGTAACGTAGTCACTAGCGATATTGCCTACGCCTTTGGCACTCCGCCGACCGATGCGGAAGCGATTAAAGTTCGACACGGCTGTGCGCTCGGGTCGATTGTCAGCAAGGACGAAAGTGTAGAAGTGCCAAGTGTTGGCGGACGTCCTCCCCGTAGTCTGCAAAGACAGACACTGGCCGAGGTCATTGAACCACGCTATACGGAATTGCTGAACCTGGTTAATGACGAGATTTTACAGTTGCAGGAACAATTACGTCAGCAAGGCGTAAAACACCACTTGGCAGCAGGTATTGTGCTTACAGGTGGTGCGGCACAAATTGATGGCCTGGCCGCATGTGCGCAACGGGTGTTTCATGCCCAGGTACGTATTGGCCAACCGCTCAATATTACCGGGCTGACGGATTATGCGCAGGAACCTTACTACTCCACTGCTGTTGGGTTATTGCACTACGGTAAAGAATCTCATCTCAGTGGTGAGTCAGAAGTAGAAAAACGTGCCTCGGTGGGCAATTGGTTCAAACGTATCAATAGCTGGCTGAGAAAAGAGTTTTAA
- the murC gene encoding UDP-N-acetylmuramate--L-alanine ligase, whose product MNTQQLAKLRTIVPEMRRVRHIHFVGIGGAGMGGIAEVLANEGYQISGSDLAPNPVTQQLSALGAQIYFHHRPENVRDASVVVVSTAISADNPEIVAAREARIPVIRRAEMLAELMRYRHGIAVAGTHGKTTTTAMVSSIYAEAGLDPTFVNGGLVKAAGVHARLGSSRYLIAEADESDASFLHLQPMVAIVTNIEADHMDTYQGDFENLKQTFINFLHNLPFYGRAVMCVDDPVVRELLPRVGRHITTYGFSDDADVQIASYQQIGPQGHFTLRRQDKPLLTVTLNAPGRHNALNAAAAVAVATEEGIDDEAILRALSGFQGTGRRFDFLGHFPLENVNGKSGSVMLVDDYGHHPTEVDATIKAARAGWPDKRIVMVFQPHRYTRTRDLYDDFANVLEGVDVLLMLDVYSAGETPIPGADSRSLCRTIRNRGQLDPILVTDSDAVPSVLAKVLNDNDLILVQGAGNIGKIARNLAETKLQPQVKEEEHHG is encoded by the coding sequence GTGAATACACAACAACTGGCGAAACTACGTACTATCGTGCCCGAGATGCGACGCGTCCGGCACATTCACTTTGTCGGCATCGGTGGTGCTGGCATGGGTGGTATCGCTGAAGTGTTGGCAAACGAAGGCTATCAGATTAGCGGTTCTGACCTGGCGCCAAACCCGGTCACTCAGCAGTTAAGCGCATTGGGCGCGCAGATTTATTTCCATCACCGTCCGGAAAATGTCCGTGATGCGAGCGTGGTGGTGGTTTCAACGGCGATTTCTGCGGATAACCCAGAAATCGTGGCCGCGCGGGAAGCGCGTATTCCAGTCATTCGTCGCGCTGAAATGCTGGCGGAACTGATGCGTTATCGCCACGGCATTGCGGTAGCCGGTACTCACGGTAAAACCACCACGACGGCGATGGTTTCCAGCATTTACGCTGAGGCGGGGTTGGATCCAACCTTCGTCAACGGCGGTTTGGTAAAAGCGGCAGGCGTTCACGCGCGTTTGGGCTCCAGCCGTTACCTGATTGCAGAAGCGGATGAAAGCGATGCTTCCTTCCTGCATTTGCAGCCGATGGTGGCGATTGTGACCAATATCGAAGCCGACCATATGGATACCTATCAGGGTGACTTTGAGAATTTAAAACAGACATTTATTAACTTCCTGCACAACCTGCCGTTCTATGGTCGCGCAGTGATGTGTGTGGACGATCCTGTGGTGCGTGAGTTGCTGCCGCGCGTTGGTCGTCACATTACCACTTACGGTTTCAGCGATGATGCTGACGTACAGATTGCCAGCTATCAGCAAATTGGCCCGCAGGGTCACTTTACCCTGCGTCGTCAGGATAAACCTTTGCTGACGGTGACCCTGAATGCGCCGGGTCGTCATAACGCACTGAACGCCGCCGCCGCGGTTGCGGTAGCAACGGAAGAAGGCATTGACGACGAAGCAATTTTACGTGCGCTGAGCGGTTTCCAGGGCACCGGGCGTCGTTTCGATTTCCTCGGTCATTTCCCGCTGGAAAATGTGAACGGTAAAAGCGGTAGCGTGATGCTGGTGGACGATTACGGCCATCACCCAACGGAAGTGGATGCCACTATTAAAGCGGCTCGTGCGGGTTGGCCGGACAAACGTATCGTGATGGTTTTCCAGCCGCATCGTTATACCCGTACTCGTGATTTGTACGACGACTTTGCCAACGTGTTGGAAGGTGTGGACGTGTTGCTGATGCTGGATGTGTATTCCGCTGGCGAAACGCCAATTCCTGGTGCCGACAGCCGTTCTCTGTGCCGCACCATTCGTAATCGCGGCCAGTTGGATCCAATTTTAGTAACGGATAGCGACGCAGTTCCGTCAGTATTAGCTAAAGTATTGAATGACAACGATCTGATCCTGGTTCAAGGAGCAGGCAATATCGGTAAAATCGCGCGCAATCTGGCAGAGACCAAATTGCAGCCTCAGGTGAAAGAGGAGGAACATCATGGTTGA
- a CDS encoding DUF721 domain-containing protein, whose protein sequence is MRESRPQLLDVLFDDATATEKGPLHNVQQRAVALLKLNRAVKALLPSQLQPWCRVANYRQSILVLETANASWLMRLRYEQSNLLSALRAQILPSLSSIDIRINPALMAKGQNKIQETAQAAQKSEESAPLRHLSLESAKELRGLASRSPEKLRTILERLAALAGESANATKRDK, encoded by the coding sequence ATGCGTGAAAGCCGCCCACAATTATTAGATGTTCTGTTCGACGATGCGACCGCAACGGAGAAAGGCCCACTGCACAATGTACAGCAGCGCGCAGTCGCACTGTTAAAGCTCAATCGTGCGGTAAAAGCATTGCTTCCGTCACAGTTGCAGCCTTGGTGCCGTGTGGCCAATTATCGACAGAGTATTTTGGTGCTAGAAACCGCCAACGCCAGTTGGCTAATGCGGTTACGTTACGAACAATCTAACCTGCTTTCTGCACTACGAGCGCAAATTCTACCATCATTGTCTTCAATCGACATCAGGATTAATCCTGCGTTAATGGCGAAAGGGCAGAACAAAATACAAGAAACCGCTCAGGCCGCGCAAAAAAGCGAAGAGTCAGCGCCATTACGTCACTTGAGTTTGGAAAGTGCAAAGGAATTACGAGGATTGGCGAGCCGTAGCCCAGAGAAATTGAGGACTATTTTGGAACGACTGGCTGCGTTGGCCGGAGAGAGTGCCAACGCAACCAAACGTGATAAGTAG